From Drosophila virilis strain 15010-1051.87 chromosome X, Dvir_AGI_RSII-ME, whole genome shotgun sequence, the proteins below share one genomic window:
- the LOC6631929 gene encoding uncharacterized protein: MSDNSAVSGILNAVLCGVTGYGFYAMPPQSHPYAFSACLIGFCHGLLGLIECISGSEQVKSARETTNSILEIVPLPLVNIDIFFGGESNNIALGHGLFIVPMAISVLVGLIKGEGGEGDDAVETLKLLTILGNITSLCYLAINEGSYYMGGMAFLAFMAKYGSEFLETQIEGSGDPIKYISWSGFYLLTSFAIAGKK; encoded by the coding sequence ATGTCGGACAATTCGGCGGTCTCCGGTATACTAAATGCGGTGCTGTGCGGCGTTACCGGATATGGATTCTATGCAATGCCTCCACAGAGTCATCCGTATGCTTTCTCGGCCTGTTTGATTGGCTTCTGCCATGGTCTGCTGGGGCTGATCGAGTGCATCTCTGGCAGCGAACAAGTGAAATCGGCCAGGGAGACGACCAATTCGATTCTGGAAATAGTTCCCTTGCCTCTTGTCAACATTGATATATTCTTTGGCGGCGAGAGCAACAACATTGCCCTGGGTCATGGCCTGTTCATTGTACCAATGGCCATCTCTGTGCTGGTCGGCCTGATCAAGGGTGAAGGTGGCGAGGGCGATGATGCGGTCGAGACACTCAAGCTTCTGACCATTCTGGGTAACATAACATCTCTCTGCTACCTTGCCATCAACGAGGGTAGCTATTACATGGGCGGCATGGCCTTCCTGGCGTTCATGGCCAAATATGGTTCTGAATTCCTTGAAACTCAAATCGAGGGCTCTGGGGATCCGATCAAGTACATCAGCTGGTCCGGATTCTATTTGCTAACTAGCTTTGCCATTGCCGGCAAGAAGTAA
- the LOC6631928 gene encoding E3 ubiquitin-protein ligase MARCHF5 — translation MQCRVEYIIIFPKVSRMAMILERFQDLVRQCSPFVAASAFLGSVYWTAVTYGGITVIQVFGQQRGMELMEKGDPFFLLIGLPFIPVALILTRLIRWEDAVLRLWHNRHSIVRKLPLVNWLLNARTNPATRVGDPAPPPVPDEPVDFARIFCGAILLPSIATVMGNVIYRNMSAPLYRTLLGGLTFIGLKGILKIYLRQKQYLNKTRRHIVDYTEENVRTYMPAGQSRSQADMRQYAGSDDNDSEPDEENVDDEVVNEDATTTSELDDSDSDDVRDHVVISVPDRPYTLFLS, via the coding sequence ATGCAATGCCGCGTGGAGTACATCATAATCTTCCCCAAGGTCAGCCGTATGGCGATGATCCTGGAGCGCTTTCAGGATCTAGTCCGCCAGTGCAGCCCGTTTGTTGCTGCGAGCGCATTCCTCGGTTCCGTCTATTGGACAGCCGTCACATATGGCGGCATCACGGTCATACAAGTGTTCGGCCAGCAGCGCGGCATGGAGCTGATGGAAAAGGGTGATCCCTTTTTCCTGCTGATCGGGCTGCCGTTCATACCAGTCGCTCTGATCCTCACCCGTCTCATCCGCTGGGAGGACGCAGTTCTACGCCTCTGGCACAATCGTCACAGCATAGTACGCAAATTGCCGCTCGTTAACTGGTTGTTGAATGCCCGAACGAATCCGGCGACCCGTGTTGGGGATCCGGCTCCGCCGCCAGTACCCGATGAGCCCGTCGACTTTGCCCGCATCTTTTGCGGCGCCATCCTATTGCCCAGCATTGCGACAGTAATGGGCAATGTCATATACAGGAACATGTCAGCGCCGCTGTATCGCACGCTGCTCGGCGGCCTCACATTCATCGGATTGAAGGGCATTCTCAAGATCTATTTGCGACAGAAACAATATCTGAACAAGACACGCCGTCACATCGTCGACTATACTGAGGAGAATGTGCGCACCTATATGCCAGCCGGGCAGTCCCGATCTCAGGCAGATATGCGACAATATGCCGGTTCCGACGACAATGATTCTGAACCCGATGAGGAGAATGTGGATGATGAGGTTGTGAATGAGGATGCGACCACAACATCGGAGCTAGATGATTCCGATTCCGATGATGTTAGAGATCATGTTGTTATAAGCGTGCCAGACCGTCCATACACATTGTTTCTTAGCTAA